A window from Anser cygnoides isolate HZ-2024a breed goose chromosome 1, Taihu_goose_T2T_genome, whole genome shotgun sequence encodes these proteins:
- the LPAR6 gene encoding LOW QUALITY PROTEIN: lysophosphatidic acid receptor 6 (The sequence of the model RefSeq protein was modified relative to this genomic sequence to represent the inferred CDS: inserted 1 base in 1 codon), with protein MVSSNCSTEDSFKYTLYGCIFSMVFVLGLIANCVAIYIFTFTLKVRNETTTYMLNLAISDLLFVFTLPFRIYYFTERNWPFGDILCKISVTLFYTNMYGSILFLTCISVDRFLAIVYPFQSKTLRTKRNAKIVCAVVWITVLAGSTPASFFQSTNLRNNTEQRTCFENFPEATWKTYLSRIVIFIEIVGFFIPLIVNVTCSTMVLRTLNKPLTLSRNKLSKKKVLKMIFVHLVIFCSCFVPYNITLILYSLMRTQTWINCSVVTAVRTMYPVTLCIAVSNCCFDPIVYYFTSDXNSKFDKK; from the exons ATGGTAAGCTCTAATTGTTCCACTGAGGACTCCTTTAAATATACTTTATACGGATGTATCTTTAGCATGGTATTTGTTCTTGGCCTCATAGCAAACTGCGTTGCTATCTACATTTTCACTTTTACGTTAAAAGTGCGAAATGAGACTACCACATACATGCTTAATTTAGCAATATCTGATCTGCTTTTTGTGTTTACATTGCCCTTCAGGATTTATTACTTTACGGAAAGAAACTGGCCCTTTGGAGACATTCTTTGCAAGATTTCTGTCACACTGTTTTATACGAACATGTATGGGAGCATTTTGTTTTTGACCTGCATAAGCGTAGATCGCTTTCTAGCTATAGTTTACCCATTTCAATCGAAGACCCTTCGAaccaaaagaaatgcaaaaatcgTTTGTGCTGTAGTATGGATAACAGTGTTAGCAGGGAGCACACCGGCAAGCTTTTTTCAGTCTACAAACCTCCGGAATAACACCGAACAAAGAACATGCTTTGAAAACTTTCCAGAGGCTACCTGGAAAACTTACCTATCCAGAATTGTTATCTTCATTGAAATAGTGGGATTTTTCATTCCACTCATCGTGAACGTGACCTGTTCTACTATGGTCCTACGAACGCTGAACAAACCCCTTACGTTAAGTCGGAATAAATTAAGCAAGAAAAAGGTActcaaaatgatttttgtcCACCTGGTGATATTCTGCTCCTGTTTTGTGCCTTATAACATTACCTTAATACTTTACTCTCTCATGAGAACGCAGACGTGGATTAATTGTTCGGTGGTAACCGCGGTCAGGACTATGTACCCTGTCACCCTGTGCATCGCCGTCTCAAACTGTTGTTTTGACCCAATAGTGTATTATTTCACTTCGG ACAATTCAAAATTCGATAAAAAGTAA